In the genome of Hymenobacter taeanensis, one region contains:
- a CDS encoding aldo/keto reductase produces the protein MSDFYAGRNDAESLRTLDRALELGVTFFDTADMYGPYTNEELVGKAMQGRRDKIVLATKFGIQRDPSDPTKRGINGRPEYVRQACEGSLRRLRTDYLDVYYQHRVDPDTPIEETVGAMAELVKEGKVRYLGLSEAAPDTVRRAHAVHPITALQTEYSLWSRDPEDELLHTCRELGIGFVAYSPLGRGFLTGQIQRYEDLAEDDYRRHTPRFQGENFQKNLDLVAKIREMADEKGVTAGQLALAWVLAQGEHIVPIPGTKRVPYLEENVGAAEIRLSLEDLARIDRIAPQQAAAGLRYPEQMMNSVNG, from the coding sequence ATGTCGGACTTTTACGCCGGCCGTAACGATGCAGAAAGTCTTCGCACCCTTGACCGAGCCTTGGAGTTGGGTGTTACTTTTTTTGACACCGCCGACATGTATGGGCCCTACACGAATGAAGAGCTAGTGGGCAAAGCCATGCAGGGCCGCCGCGACAAAATAGTGCTGGCTACCAAGTTTGGGATTCAGCGTGACCCCAGTGACCCTACCAAGCGCGGGATTAATGGCCGCCCTGAATACGTGCGGCAGGCCTGCGAAGGAAGCCTGCGCCGCTTGCGCACCGACTACCTTGATGTTTATTATCAGCACCGCGTAGATCCTGACACTCCCATTGAGGAAACTGTGGGCGCTATGGCGGAGCTGGTGAAAGAAGGTAAAGTCCGGTATCTAGGCCTCTCAGAGGCCGCCCCCGACACCGTACGGCGGGCGCATGCTGTGCACCCCATTACGGCCCTGCAAACAGAGTACTCACTTTGGAGCCGCGACCCGGAGGACGAGCTGCTCCATACCTGCCGGGAGTTAGGCATTGGCTTTGTAGCCTACTCCCCGCTGGGCCGGGGCTTCCTGACTGGCCAGATTCAGCGGTATGAAGATTTAGCCGAAGATGATTACCGCCGCCATACCCCGCGCTTTCAGGGCGAGAACTTTCAAAAGAACCTCGACCTGGTGGCGAAAATCAGAGAAATGGCGGATGAGAAAGGCGTAACGGCCGGGCAGCTGGCGCTGGCTTGGGTGCTGGCCCAGGGTGAGCATATCGTGCCCATTCCAGGAACTAAGCGTGTGCCTTACCTGGAGGAGAACGTAGGAGCGGCTGAAATCCGGCTTAGCCTGGAAGATCTGGCCCGAATTGACCGTATTGCGCCCCAACAAGCGGCGGCTGGCCTGCGCTACCCTGAGCAAATGATGAATTCAGTAAACGGCTAA
- a CDS encoding DNA integrity scanning protein DisA nucleotide-binding domain protein: protein MWENQSLFRVSAQLFADGVFNLLDRTLKPEVFLLGLASAREADDPEAVVIEPVTHRYQPTDFAAVKARAASLEPDGPREVVYHLHPLDHDRYEKQRWYELLRRATEHTLNDLVAKQSEERVSFCSQPVGVYNYQVIIVLQLSLEAYQSYYSLTGKAGTRPASLLMATIQEFLQDASRGLRESDTDDDRPVLDRDYNEVLRAAGRRFMLRAAAGTHGLYDACNGIAALRHEGDEGVGTMIVSRRNHPAVVPILTLDSPIPLRDYRRIRKLLELSEDRNALLTDATDVFGLGYLVEPTDPQYEPLFTVHFTKHYSWELSHDCHIMMKVVSNTPRLPQGTVDESNFALAIRRVFPGVDAAGVAYLWELTLKATAQTNGTILVISEGAAQEAARLTRQCFRVAPRLMTPSVLRLVTNIDGAVLIDPAGTCYAIGVILDGLATEKGDSSRGSRYNSALRYVESSRYPVLAIVVSEDGWIDLLPPVRR, encoded by the coding sequence ATGTGGGAAAATCAAAGTCTTTTCCGCGTCTCGGCACAGCTTTTTGCCGATGGCGTATTTAACCTGCTTGATCGGACGCTAAAGCCGGAAGTATTTCTGTTGGGCCTGGCCTCGGCCCGGGAAGCTGACGACCCCGAAGCCGTAGTAATAGAACCCGTTACTCACCGCTACCAGCCCACAGATTTTGCGGCTGTGAAAGCTCGCGCAGCTTCTCTGGAGCCCGATGGCCCCCGCGAAGTAGTGTACCACCTGCATCCCCTCGACCACGACCGGTACGAGAAACAACGCTGGTATGAGCTGTTGCGCCGGGCCACCGAGCACACCCTCAATGATCTGGTTGCCAAGCAAAGCGAAGAGCGGGTGAGCTTCTGCTCCCAGCCTGTGGGCGTGTATAACTACCAAGTTATTATTGTGCTGCAGCTTTCCCTGGAGGCCTACCAGAGTTATTATTCCCTAACGGGTAAAGCGGGCACCCGGCCCGCTTCCTTGCTCATGGCCACTATTCAGGAGTTTCTCCAGGATGCCTCGCGGGGCCTGCGCGAGTCGGATACCGACGACGACCGCCCGGTGCTTGACCGCGACTACAATGAGGTGCTACGGGCCGCGGGTCGGCGGTTTATGCTACGGGCCGCTGCCGGCACGCACGGCCTCTATGACGCCTGCAATGGCATAGCCGCCCTGCGCCACGAAGGTGATGAAGGTGTGGGCACCATGATTGTATCGCGCCGCAACCACCCAGCCGTGGTGCCCATCCTCACCCTCGACTCACCTATTCCCCTGCGCGACTACCGGCGGATTCGAAAGCTGCTGGAGCTCAGTGAAGACCGCAACGCCCTGCTTACCGATGCTACTGACGTGTTTGGCCTGGGGTATTTGGTGGAGCCTACCGATCCGCAGTACGAGCCTCTGTTTACGGTGCACTTCACTAAGCACTATAGCTGGGAGCTCAGCCACGATTGCCACATCATGATGAAAGTGGTATCGAACACGCCACGCCTGCCCCAGGGCACGGTTGATGAGAGCAATTTTGCGTTGGCTATCCGGCGGGTATTTCCGGGGGTAGATGCCGCAGGAGTGGCTTACCTCTGGGAGCTGACGCTTAAGGCCACCGCCCAAACCAACGGCACCATCCTCGTGATTTCAGAAGGGGCCGCGCAGGAAGCGGCGCGCCTCACCCGGCAGTGCTTTCGGGTGGCACCCCGCCTCATGACTCCCTCGGTGCTGCGCCTGGTAACCAACATTGATGGCGCCGTACTCATTGACCCCGCCGGTACCTGCTATGCCATTGGGGTAATCTTAGATGGCCTAGCCACTGAAAAAGGTGATTCCTCACGGGGCTCCCGCTACAACTCCGCCTTGCGCTACGTTGAAAGCAGCCGGTATCCAGTGCTGGCCATTGTGGTGAGCGAAGATGGCTGGATTGATCTGCTCCCGCCCGTTCGGCGGTAA
- a CDS encoding TonB-dependent receptor: MKIFYAGCLLLILGLCSFSGYAQNSTGPLLRLDLEKASFEQFAEEVESQTPYRFYFDPATVQKVAITVHEVAVPLDSVLRRTFKGKTLRFAVDAKNRVFITENSAIRTELPIGYFKPDVGQVAYEDEPAAAELSPRAKARAGNTLRATVTEIGLPGSATGKMATLAGHVRESKSGEPVIGASVYIESPNIGTSTDQFGYYSLTLPVGRHELKIRGIGVKNTKRQIMLNNNGKLELELEEDITSLKEVVIEAEKDRNVSGMQMGVERLDIKTIKQVPTAFGEADILRVVLTLPGVKSVGEGSTGLNVRGGATDQNLILFNDATVYNPSHLFGFFSAFNPDILKSVELYKSGIPAKYGGRLSSVLDIATREGNKKKFSGAGGIGLLTSRLTLEGPLVKDKTAFILSGRTSYSDWVLHKLPNSKLKQSSASFYDVNAHISHEINDKNSIYLTAYSSHDQFKLANDTLYKYENLNGSVKWKHIFNNKLYGVLTGAMSRYQYNITSEGNPVNASILRYKIGQTSAQADFNYFYSAKHTIDFGISSILYDNMPGSLTPLGTESLITPDALPHEKGLESALYASDRIDFSPRFSLSIGLRYSMYNALGPRDVYQYLPNVSKTVNTITDTVSYKAGQVASTYHGPEYRLSARYALTDNSSVKVSFNRMRQYIHMLSNTASMSPTDTWRLSDANIRPQVGDQLAFGYYRNFKNNTIETSVETYYKLMHDFVDYKSGATLLLNHHIETDVVNAEGKAYGVEVMVRKVTGKINGWVSYTYSRSLVQVNSPATSDVVNGGKYYPSNFDKPHDFTMIGNYRFSRRFSTSLNFTHSTGRPITLPLAKYTIGNATRVYYSERNEYRVPDYYRTDFAFNIEGNHKVQKLAHSSWTLSVYNLTGRKNPYSVYFKTVNGQIKGYQLSVFAQPIPSITYNFKF, encoded by the coding sequence ATGAAGATATTTTACGCAGGATGCCTGCTGCTTATTCTAGGCCTGTGTAGCTTTTCAGGATACGCGCAAAACTCCACTGGCCCGCTGCTACGGCTTGACCTGGAAAAGGCTTCTTTTGAGCAATTTGCCGAGGAGGTAGAATCGCAAACGCCTTACCGCTTCTACTTTGACCCGGCTACTGTGCAAAAGGTCGCCATTACGGTACATGAGGTGGCCGTTCCCCTCGACTCAGTGCTGCGGCGTACATTCAAGGGAAAGACCCTACGTTTTGCCGTAGATGCCAAAAACCGGGTATTTATTACTGAAAACTCCGCCATCAGAACGGAGCTGCCTATTGGCTACTTCAAACCCGATGTTGGCCAAGTGGCCTACGAAGATGAGCCAGCTGCCGCCGAGCTAAGCCCACGGGCCAAAGCCCGCGCTGGCAACACGCTTAGGGCTACCGTTACTGAAATTGGGTTACCTGGTTCTGCCACGGGCAAAATGGCTACCCTGGCTGGCCACGTGCGCGAGAGCAAATCCGGGGAGCCCGTAATTGGTGCTTCCGTTTACATTGAGTCGCCAAACATTGGTACTTCTACTGACCAGTTTGGGTATTACTCACTCACGCTGCCCGTGGGCCGGCATGAGCTGAAAATCCGAGGCATTGGTGTAAAAAACACTAAGCGCCAGATTATGCTCAACAACAACGGCAAGCTGGAGCTGGAGCTGGAAGAAGACATTACCTCTCTGAAAGAAGTGGTAATTGAAGCTGAAAAAGACCGTAACGTGTCGGGGATGCAGATGGGGGTTGAGCGGCTCGATATCAAGACCATCAAGCAGGTACCAACTGCCTTTGGCGAGGCCGATATTCTGCGGGTGGTGCTTACGCTGCCCGGGGTAAAATCGGTGGGTGAAGGCAGCACGGGCCTCAACGTGCGCGGGGGCGCCACCGATCAGAACCTTATCCTGTTCAACGACGCCACCGTGTACAACCCATCCCACTTATTCGGGTTTTTCTCGGCATTTAACCCCGATATTTTGAAGTCGGTGGAACTGTACAAAAGCGGTATACCCGCCAAGTACGGCGGCCGCCTTTCCTCCGTGCTAGACATTGCTACCCGCGAGGGCAACAAGAAAAAGTTTTCGGGGGCGGGCGGCATAGGCCTACTCACGAGCCGCTTAACCCTGGAAGGCCCCCTTGTGAAAGACAAAACGGCCTTTATTCTTAGCGGCCGCACCAGTTACTCCGACTGGGTACTGCACAAGCTGCCCAACAGCAAGCTAAAGCAAAGCTCCGCCTCCTTTTATGATGTAAATGCGCACATCAGCCACGAAATCAATGATAAAAACTCCATTTATCTAACCGCTTACAGCAGCCACGACCAGTTTAAGCTGGCCAACGACACGCTTTATAAGTATGAGAACTTGAATGGCAGCGTTAAGTGGAAGCACATTTTCAACAACAAGCTCTACGGGGTGCTCACGGGCGCTATGAGCCGGTATCAGTACAATATTACCAGCGAAGGCAACCCGGTTAACGCCTCTATACTGCGGTATAAAATTGGGCAAACCAGCGCTCAGGCCGATTTCAACTACTTCTACAGCGCTAAGCATACCATTGACTTCGGCATCAGCTCCATTCTCTACGATAACATGCCCGGCAGCCTAACGCCCCTCGGCACTGAGTCGTTGATTACCCCCGATGCCCTGCCGCATGAGAAAGGCTTGGAGAGTGCCCTGTACGCTTCCGACCGGATTGACTTCTCGCCCCGCTTCTCCTTGTCTATTGGGTTGCGGTATTCTATGTATAACGCCCTGGGCCCACGGGATGTGTACCAATACCTGCCCAACGTTTCGAAAACGGTAAATACCATTACGGATACGGTTTCATATAAAGCAGGTCAGGTAGCCTCTACTTATCATGGGCCGGAATACCGGCTGTCGGCCAGGTATGCCCTCACCGATAACTCTTCGGTAAAAGTGAGCTTCAACCGCATGCGGCAGTACATCCACATGCTGTCTAACACGGCTTCAATGTCGCCCACCGACACGTGGCGGCTGAGCGATGCCAACATCCGCCCGCAAGTAGGCGACCAGCTGGCCTTTGGCTACTACCGCAACTTCAAGAACAACACCATTGAAACGTCGGTGGAGACGTACTACAAGCTCATGCACGATTTTGTGGATTACAAGAGCGGCGCCACGCTGCTCCTCAACCACCACATTGAGACGGATGTAGTAAACGCTGAGGGCAAAGCGTACGGCGTAGAAGTAATGGTGCGGAAGGTAACCGGCAAAATCAATGGCTGGGTGAGCTACACCTATTCTCGCTCCCTGGTGCAGGTGAATTCTCCGGCCACTTCCGATGTAGTGAACGGCGGTAAGTACTACCCCAGCAACTTCGATAAGCCCCACGACTTTACCATGATCGGGAATTACCGGTTTAGCCGGCGCTTCAGCACCTCGCTGAATTTCACCCACAGCACCGGTCGGCCCATCACGCTGCCCCTGGCCAAGTACACCATTGGGAATGCTACCCGGGTGTACTACTCAGAGCGCAACGAGTACCGTGTACCGGACTATTACCGCACCGACTTTGCCTTCAATATTGAGGGCAACCACAAAGTGCAGAAGCTGGCACACAGCTCCTGGACGCTATCGGTGTACAACCTCACGGGCCGCAAGAACCCCTACTCGGTGTACTTCAAAACGGTTAACGGCCAAATTAAGGGGTACCAGCTATCGGTGTTTGCTCAACCTATTCCGAGCATCACCTACAACTTTAAGTTTTAA
- a CDS encoding c-type cytochrome: MRYSRLAVSKVGAVLAALGISLSAGLSGCFTERRNEGAQLYASHCANCHGEQGQGLKRLIPPVAASDYVAQHRQELPCLIRKGMQGAVVVNGVEYNQVMPSHNDLTDSQIANLLNFVQQNWGNKNQAYTIREASELLGQCNGSDGQ, encoded by the coding sequence ATGAGGTATAGTCGGCTCGCAGTTTCGAAAGTTGGAGCCGTGCTGGCCGCACTAGGCATCAGCTTATCGGCGGGCTTGAGTGGGTGTTTCACGGAGCGCCGCAATGAAGGGGCCCAGCTGTATGCCTCCCACTGCGCCAACTGCCACGGCGAGCAAGGGCAAGGGCTGAAACGCCTGATTCCGCCGGTTGCTGCTTCAGATTACGTAGCGCAGCACCGTCAGGAGTTACCTTGCTTAATAAGGAAGGGTATGCAGGGCGCGGTGGTAGTAAATGGGGTTGAGTACAACCAAGTGATGCCCAGTCATAATGACCTCACTGATTCCCAGATTGCCAATCTGCTCAACTTCGTGCAACAAAACTGGGGCAACAAAAACCAGGCATATACCATCCGTGAAGCGTCAGAGCTTCTTGGCCAATGTAATGGCAGTGACGGGCAATAG
- a CDS encoding SCO family protein: MKISFLRSVGHLLLALTVVSAGLTLPSCTQKPTQEAHLPYLGEPELVVNPAGAAPDTIPYTVPAFTLTNQDSQTITNQTFAGKVYVTDFFFATCPSICPKMQSELLRVYEQFKGNPNVLFLSHTIDPAHDSIPVLRDYAERLGIKDASRWHFATAPHDTIFALARAYMTAAQVDKGVVGGYAHSGTFALIDSHRRIRGLYDGMEKTEVDRLIRELPELLREEANAQATAAK; this comes from the coding sequence ATGAAGATTTCTTTTTTGCGTAGCGTAGGCCACTTGCTTTTAGCACTAACCGTGGTAAGCGCCGGTCTCACGCTCCCCAGTTGCACCCAAAAGCCTACCCAGGAAGCCCACTTACCCTATTTGGGTGAGCCAGAACTGGTAGTTAACCCTGCCGGTGCCGCCCCCGATACTATTCCCTATACCGTTCCTGCGTTTACCCTTACCAACCAAGACAGCCAGACCATCACCAACCAAACGTTTGCGGGTAAGGTCTATGTCACTGATTTCTTCTTTGCTACCTGCCCCAGCATCTGCCCCAAAATGCAGAGCGAGCTGCTGCGCGTTTATGAGCAGTTTAAGGGCAACCCTAACGTGCTGTTCCTAAGCCATACCATTGACCCAGCGCATGATTCGATTCCGGTTCTGCGTGACTATGCGGAGCGCCTGGGTATCAAGGATGCGTCGCGGTGGCACTTCGCTACGGCTCCTCACGACACTATTTTTGCCCTGGCCCGCGCATACATGACGGCCGCTCAAGTAGATAAGGGGGTAGTGGGTGGCTATGCTCACAGCGGCACGTTTGCCCTGATTGACTCCCACCGCCGCATTCGGGGGTTGTATGATGGCATGGAAAAAACGGAGGTTGACCGGCTCATCCGGGAGCTGCCCGAGCTATTGCGGGAAGAAGCCAACGCCCAAGCTACGGCTGCCAAATGA
- a CDS encoding DUF2062 domain-containing protein, whose protein sequence is MRNLLRQGLTPHQLALTMALGTVIGLVPVLGITTLVATFIAVRLRLNVAATLLIAHLWSPVQLLLLIPLLHWGNQLFGADAHGALTLAQLQQQFSHDWVTALQVLWKAFAGALLLWALAALPVGATLYFILRPVLRRVLARQQATTAA, encoded by the coding sequence TTGCGAAATTTGCTGCGGCAAGGGCTCACGCCGCATCAATTGGCCCTGACTATGGCCTTGGGTACGGTAATAGGGCTGGTGCCCGTACTGGGCATTACTACTCTGGTAGCAACGTTTATTGCCGTACGGCTGCGCCTGAATGTGGCGGCCACGCTGCTCATTGCGCATCTCTGGAGCCCGGTGCAGCTACTGCTGCTGATTCCGCTACTGCACTGGGGCAACCAGCTCTTCGGGGCCGATGCGCACGGTGCCCTGACGCTGGCCCAGCTGCAACAGCAGTTCTCCCACGACTGGGTAACCGCCCTGCAGGTACTCTGGAAAGCTTTTGCGGGCGCTTTATTACTCTGGGCCTTGGCTGCCTTACCGGTTGGCGCAACGCTTTACTTTATACTACGCCCCGTGCTGAGGCGGGTGTTAGCCCGCCAACAAGCTACTACCGCAGCATAA
- a CDS encoding DUF4112 domain-containing protein — MSTFDEDNRLQWVERISRLMDSQFQVPGTTWRFGLDPLMGLIPVVGGLPSLAISGVLILTMMRHGASGQLVVRMLLNVLLDTIIGAIPVIGNIFDFAYKANDRNVRLLRAHYAEGKYQGSGWGLLVLVLVVLLALGGLVVWGVWELGTTIWHYLDQHSWQYA; from the coding sequence ATGAGCACCTTTGACGAAGACAACCGCCTGCAGTGGGTAGAGCGCATTTCCCGCCTTATGGACAGCCAGTTTCAGGTGCCCGGCACTACCTGGCGCTTTGGGCTTGACCCGCTGATGGGGCTGATTCCGGTGGTGGGTGGCTTACCTTCCCTGGCCATTTCCGGGGTGCTCATTCTAACAATGATGCGGCATGGGGCCAGTGGTCAGCTGGTAGTTCGGATGCTTCTGAATGTTCTTCTCGACACCATTATTGGTGCTATTCCCGTGATAGGCAACATTTTCGACTTCGCCTATAAAGCTAACGACCGCAACGTGCGCCTACTGCGCGCACATTACGCCGAGGGCAAGTATCAGGGCAGCGGCTGGGGGCTGCTGGTGCTGGTGCTTGTGGTACTCTTGGCGCTAGGTGGCCTAGTGGTGTGGGGAGTGTGGGAGTTAGGTACTACCATCTGGCACTATCTGGATCAGCACTCATGGCAGTACGCCTAG
- a CDS encoding TIGR03862 family flavoprotein: MQSAADSGGVVAVVGGGPAGLLAAQRLAEAGLRVVLYEAQATVGRKFLVAGHGGFNLTNAEELPSFSARYAAHQPRFRDFLGHFSPTDLRQWTASLGIATYVGTSGRVFPMAEYKPAQLLRAWVARLGQLGVDIRTRHRWLGFAGTTGLRLRHETTGEETTVHPLATVLALGGASWSKTGSDGRWTIALANIGVQCTPFQPSNCGAEVAWSSFFQEKVKRTPLKNIALTCGTVTVRGEVMLTEYGLEGTPVYALTPAIREALGHQVPATVLLNLKPDLTPEALRQRLSQRRSGTSWASFLQNTLRLGPPIPTLLREAGPPVVPTTPEELGHLLTHLPISITGLRPLEEAISTAGGVAWEELNSYLMLVRRPGTFVAGEMLDWEAPTGGYLLQGCFSTGAWVANGVIHWLQGSRQP, translated from the coding sequence ATGCAGAGTGCAGCTGATTCTGGTGGCGTGGTAGCCGTAGTGGGCGGAGGTCCGGCGGGGTTGCTGGCCGCCCAACGCCTGGCGGAAGCGGGCCTCCGGGTGGTACTATATGAGGCCCAGGCAACGGTAGGGCGTAAATTTCTGGTGGCAGGCCATGGTGGCTTCAACCTGACTAACGCTGAAGAGTTACCGTCCTTCAGTGCCCGCTACGCCGCGCACCAGCCCCGGTTCCGGGATTTCCTAGGCCACTTCTCTCCCACTGACCTGCGCCAATGGACAGCCAGCCTGGGCATTGCTACCTACGTGGGCACGAGCGGCCGGGTATTCCCAATGGCTGAATACAAGCCCGCTCAACTGCTGCGGGCGTGGGTAGCGCGGCTAGGCCAGTTAGGCGTAGACATCCGGACGCGGCACCGCTGGCTTGGGTTTGCCGGCACCACTGGCCTACGGCTGCGCCACGAAACTACCGGCGAAGAAACCACCGTGCATCCCCTCGCAACTGTGCTGGCACTAGGTGGTGCCAGCTGGAGCAAAACCGGCTCTGATGGGCGCTGGACCATTGCCCTTGCCAATATTGGGGTGCAGTGCACGCCTTTTCAGCCCTCTAACTGCGGGGCTGAGGTGGCCTGGTCGTCCTTTTTTCAGGAGAAGGTAAAGCGCACCCCCCTTAAGAATATTGCCCTTACGTGCGGTACAGTTACGGTGCGCGGTGAGGTTATGCTCACGGAGTATGGCCTAGAGGGCACTCCGGTTTATGCGCTTACGCCTGCCATTCGGGAGGCCCTGGGCCACCAGGTGCCAGCCACCGTTTTGCTGAACCTGAAGCCTGATCTAACGCCCGAGGCCTTGCGCCAGCGGCTGAGCCAGCGCCGCAGCGGTACCTCTTGGGCATCTTTCCTACAGAATACCCTGCGCTTGGGGCCGCCCATACCAACCCTGTTGCGTGAAGCAGGGCCACCGGTAGTACCCACCACCCCGGAGGAGCTAGGCCACCTGCTTACGCATTTACCCATCTCCATTACTGGCCTACGCCCTCTAGAAGAAGCCATCAGCACCGCCGGCGGCGTAGCCTGGGAGGAGCTTAACTCATACCTCATGCTGGTACGGCGCCCCGGCACCTTTGTAGCGGGCGAAATGCTAGACTGGGAGGCTCCTACCGGTGGGTACCTGTTGCAGGGCTGCTTTAGTACGGGTGCCTGGGTTGCCAATGGCGTAATACACTGGCTGCAAGGCAGCCGGCAGCCGTAA
- a CDS encoding YihY/virulence factor BrkB family protein: MTKVHDSAHHGRNVWTDFLILLRRAAREFSANDPLRLGAATAFFTTFALPPILIILIQIIGSLYSASAVRLLLLTKLAHLLGASAAGLVEQILQNVTNVERSRLVTWLGFTFLLFIATTLFGVIQNSLNQLWQIRTRRSTGRLTKILKERARSLSLLFATMVLSVVAFGIDAALAFLGDYIRDFDATFVYYLFQIANQLSSLLILAAWFAITFRNLSSAKVPRRAVLRGALLTAVLIDLGENVLGFLLVPRNLGPIYGPASSMVLVLLFVFYSAMIFYFGACFTKAYAHYVGLDIRPKKSAIRYKLVDVED; encoded by the coding sequence ATGACAAAAGTACACGACTCGGCTCACCACGGCCGCAATGTTTGGACTGATTTCCTGATTCTGCTGCGCCGCGCGGCTCGTGAGTTCAGTGCCAACGACCCATTGCGCCTGGGTGCCGCTACGGCATTCTTCACCACGTTTGCCCTGCCTCCCATCCTGATCATTCTGATTCAGATTATCGGGTCGCTTTACTCCGCTTCGGCCGTGCGCCTGCTGTTGCTCACCAAGCTCGCTCACCTGCTGGGGGCCTCAGCGGCCGGTCTGGTAGAGCAGATTTTACAGAACGTCACCAACGTAGAGCGTAGCCGCTTAGTCACGTGGCTGGGGTTTACCTTTCTGCTTTTCATTGCCACTACCCTCTTCGGAGTCATTCAGAACTCGCTTAACCAGCTCTGGCAAATCCGGACCCGGCGCAGCACCGGCCGCCTCACCAAGATTCTGAAGGAGCGGGCCCGGTCGCTGAGCCTGCTCTTTGCCACCATGGTGCTTTCAGTGGTAGCGTTTGGAATTGATGCCGCCCTGGCTTTTTTGGGCGACTACATTCGTGACTTCGACGCCACCTTTGTGTATTACCTCTTCCAAATTGCTAATCAGCTTTCTTCGTTGCTGATTCTGGCGGCGTGGTTTGCTATTACGTTCCGCAATCTTAGCAGCGCTAAAGTGCCACGCCGGGCAGTGCTCCGCGGCGCCCTGCTCACAGCCGTTCTAATTGACTTGGGCGAGAATGTACTGGGCTTTTTACTGGTGCCACGTAACTTAGGCCCTATTTACGGCCCAGCTTCCAGCATGGTGCTGGTGCTGCTGTTCGTATTCTACTCCGCCATGATTTTCTACTTTGGCGCCTGCTTCACGAAAGCGTATGCGCACTACGTTGGACTGGATATTCGTCCCAAGAAATCCGCCATTCGTTATAAGCTGGTAGACGTAGAGGATTAG
- a CDS encoding enhanced serine sensitivity protein SseB C-terminal domain-containing protein, translated as MGLFDFLKKKSEEDAPAPAPTPTPAASPSPSATDTPSGPRYKGSNYQMPTPPAPAPMPQIPPAPPIPLPQTPDLVAFEPRNILEQLLLQAATDPAFRSPFYQALLGEEVVVVMAPKEGMEPGEITPTEGMEIQLQVLHDGKIPVFTSVERIYEGGAVAPDSVTYMRLRGHDFFSMVQGAECALNPFSPVGKLLAADEIQALLAGQLFEVPNPQDVQVALNQPAEEPIALKDALREYAGGQDHINAIYLAEMQMQHNPEERRLLLAFHSDQQDPAFLQELGPVIQNNIGEAQFVDLMLIDPASEEPLIQYLLQTEPVYQRA; from the coding sequence ATGGGTCTATTTGACTTTCTAAAGAAGAAATCGGAAGAGGACGCTCCAGCGCCCGCTCCCACCCCCACTCCTGCTGCTTCGCCCTCTCCCAGCGCGACTGATACCCCCTCCGGTCCGCGCTACAAAGGCTCGAACTATCAGATGCCTACCCCGCCCGCTCCGGCTCCCATGCCTCAGATTCCGCCGGCACCCCCCATTCCTCTCCCCCAAACTCCCGATTTAGTGGCTTTCGAGCCTCGCAATATTCTGGAGCAGTTGCTGCTTCAGGCCGCCACTGACCCCGCTTTCCGCAGCCCCTTTTATCAGGCGTTGTTGGGCGAGGAGGTAGTGGTAGTAATGGCTCCCAAAGAAGGAATGGAGCCCGGCGAGATTACGCCCACTGAAGGCATGGAGATTCAGTTGCAGGTGTTGCACGACGGAAAAATACCCGTTTTCACCTCAGTAGAGCGCATTTACGAAGGTGGCGCAGTTGCCCCCGACTCGGTCACCTATATGCGCCTGCGCGGCCATGATTTCTTCTCGATGGTGCAAGGTGCTGAGTGCGCCCTGAACCCGTTTTCACCCGTGGGTAAGTTGTTAGCCGCCGACGAAATTCAGGCCCTGTTGGCTGGTCAATTGTTTGAGGTGCCTAACCCGCAAGACGTGCAGGTGGCGCTTAATCAGCCTGCTGAAGAGCCCATAGCCCTGAAAGATGCCCTGCGCGAATATGCCGGTGGCCAAGACCACATCAACGCTATTTACTTAGCCGAGATGCAGATGCAGCACAACCCCGAGGAGCGTCGGTTGCTGCTTGCCTTCCACTCAGATCAGCAAGACCCCGCGTTTCTGCAGGAGCTTGGCCCTGTTATTCAGAATAACATTGGTGAAGCGCAGTTCGTGGACCTGATGCTTATTGACCCTGCCTCAGAGGAGCCACTTATTCAGTATCTGCTGCAGACTGAGCCTGTATACCAGCGCGCGTAG